GTCCTGGCGGCGCCCCGGCTGCAACCGGCCGTCGCGGCCGGGGCGGCGCTGGGCTTCAGCTGGGCCGTGGAGCTGTGGCAGATCGCGGGGATCCCGACCGCCCTGCACCCTCTCCTCGGAGCGACGTTCAACCCGCCGGACCTGTTCTGGTACGTCGTGGGCGCCCTCCTCGGCTGGTGTCTCACCTCGGGAGGCCGACGTGCGGCGCGCGAGCGCCCGGCCGGTCCTGGCCCCGCAACCGAAGGGACTCCCTCGGTCCGGTCACGATGAGTCCCGACCGGACGCCTCCGGACAAGAGTGCAGCCGCACCGAGGGTGGGCCACGCCGGATCGTACGGCCGTCGGCCGCGACCACCCGAGTCGCGGCGGGGTGCGCGCGTCGACCGCCGAAGGAGTTCAGGCTGCGACGGGATCACCGACGACGGTGCCCTTCATGAGCCACGTCGGCCCCTCGGCATAGGTCCGGGCCTCAGCGAAGAAGGCGGCGAAGTAGGGGCCGGTGGCGTGGGCGTTGAACGCGTCCACGTCGGAGTAGACCTCGTTCAGGTAGAAGACGTCCGGGCTCTGCTCGTCGGCGATGACCTCGAACCGCTGGGACCCGGGTTCATGGGCGAGGGAGTCGCGCGCTGTCTTCTTCGCCACGCGGACGAAGTCGTCACGGTGTTCCGGCCGAACGGTGAAGGAGACGAGGAACTGGTACATGAGATGCCCTTCCGTGGCAGTCGCTTCCCTGGCAGTTCATTCACTGAACTAGCCCACCGTAACACCAGATAGTTCAGTGAGTGAACTGCTGGAGGTAGAATCTCCGCATGACGCTCCCCAGCACCTACCCGGACCGCAATTGCTCGCTGGCGCGCTCCCTGGAGGTGATCGGCGAACGATGGACGCTCCTCGTCCTCCGTGACGCCTTCTACGGGGTTCGGCGGTTCGGCGATTTCGCGACCCAGCTCGGGCTGCCGCGGGCCGTGCTGACCAGCCGGCTGAAACTCCTGGTCAGGGAGGGCGTGCTGGTGCGGGACGACGACGGCTCCGGAACCGTCGAATACCGGCTGACGCCCAAGGGCATCGAGCTGTGGCCGGTCGTGCGCTCCCTGATGGCCTGGGGGGACACGTTCTACTCCCCCGCGGGAGTGAAGCGCGCCCTCCGTCACGACCAGGACGGCGGCCTCCTTGACGGGGAGGGGCGGTGCGAGGAGTGCGGTGCCACCGTCCCGGTCCCCGAGACACGCATCGAACCCGGCCCCGGCTTCGAACCGGAGCGCGACACGACCGATCCGGTGTCCGCCGTACTCAACACGCCGCGACGACTCCTCGACCCCCTGCCGTCCGCGCGCAGCTAGCGACGCCAACCCGCGTCGGCGACCAGCACCTGCGTCAATTCGCCGGCGCCGCACACCAAGCCACAACACGGTCCCGCGTGCGGACCTCCGCCAGACCCTGGCCTGAGCGCCCGCCGACCGGGGTGATAGCCCCGCAAGGGGCGTTCCGCCACGCGCGGGCCCTGTCGCCACCAGGTGCGGCAGCGTCCGGAGGCAGATCCCGCCGGGCTCGGCTCACCCCAGGGCCACGGCGACGGCCCGTTCGCTGCGCTACGGATGCCCCGGGCCCCCACCGGCGCTCTTGACATCCGTATCAGCGCACGACGTACGGTGAGCTCGCACGTTCCGAACGGGTGGAGGCCCTCGATGCACGTACCTTGCGCGGCGCCCCACGGTGCCTGCACGGGTACGCGGCTGATCACCCGACGGCACGTCGACTACTGCCGCACCTCCTCCGCAGTCTGTCCTTCCGTACACGTCTGATTGCCCTCCGCCGCCTCGCCCTGCCCGGGCGGCCGCCTGCTCACGTGTACTCGGAAGGATCACCCATGTCCGGCTCCGCCCTGCACCTCGCCGTCGAACTCGACGGCGACGGCGCCCATCCCGCGGCCTGGCGCCGCGCCGCCCACTCCCCCGACCAACTCCTCACCCCACGCCGCCTGGCCGGCACCGCCACCGTGGCCGAGAACGCCGGGTTCACCCTGGTCACCCTGGACGACGGCCCGCTGCCGCCCGGTGCCTCACCGAACCCGGTGGGCCGGATCGGCGCCGTGGAGCGGGCCGCGTTCGTCGCGGCGTCCACGACCACGATCGGCATCGCACCCGTGGTCGCTGTCACCTACGCCGAACCCTTCCACGTGTCCAGCCAGTTGGCGTCTCTGGACCACATCTCCGAGGGCCGGGCCGGCTGGGTAGTGGCAGAAGAGGACCGCCCCGAGGCGGCCCGGACCTGGGGGCGGCCGGAGGTGTCCGGTCCGGCCGCGCGCGCCCGGGAATCCCGTGACGGAGTGCGGGTCGCCCGCGCCCTGTGGGACTCGTGGGAGGACGACGCGGTCATCCGGTCCGTGGCCACCAGCCGCTACCTCGACCGCGAGCGGCTCCACTACATCGACTTCACCGGGGAGTCGTACGCGGTGAAGGGGCCGGCCATCGTGCCGCGCCCGCCCCAGGGGCAACTCGTCGTCCTCGGCCGGCCCGACTCGGTTCCCGCCGCACAACTCGACGTCGCTCTCGTGACCGGCCGCGACCTCGCGACGGTCGCCGGCGCCGCCGCTTCCGCCGGGACCCCCCTTGTCCTCGCCGAGGTCGAGGTGGCGCTGGACACACCGGACGCCACCGGCGCGGAGCGCGTCGCCGACCTGGAGCGCTACGCGTCGTGGACGGATCACGGACGACTGCGGCTCACCGGCTCGGCCGAACAACTGGTGCTTCTGCTGGCCGAGTTGAGCACCGTCGTCGATGGCGTGCGTCTGCACCCCCTGGTGATCGACGAGGACCTCCCCGTCCTCTCGCAACGCGTCCTGCCCGCACTCAGCGACCGGCACCTCGTCACCCGGCGCCTGCCGGGTACGTCCCTGCGCACGACCCTGGGTCTGGAACGTCCCGCCAACCGCTTCGCCGCCGCGGCCGTCCAGGAAGAAGCCCGATGACCCGCACCGATCCGCTCGACGTCCCCCGCCCGGACGCACAACTCCACTTCGGGGTCTTCTTCCAGGGCGTCAACCACTGGACGATCTGGTCGGCGCCCGACAGCGGCTCGCAGATCGACCCCGCCTCCTTCCGCCGCGTCGCCCGGACCGCCGAACGGGGCCTGTTCGACGCGTTCTTCCTCGGCGAGGGACTGCGGCTGCGTGAGGTCGACGGCCGCATCCACGACCTCGACGTGGCCGGACGGCCTGACGCGATCACCCAACTTGCCGCCCTCGCCGCCGTGACCCGGCACATCGGCCTAGTGAGCACCTCCAACTCCACCTTCAACGAACCCGCCGATCTCGCCCGCCGCCTGTCCGGACTCGACCTGCTCTCCGAAGGCCGCGCCGGCTGGAACGTGGTGACCACGGACAACGCCTGGACCGGCGCCAACTTCCGGCGCGGCGGCTACCTCGACCACGCCGACCGGTACCGGCGCGCCGAGGAGTTCCTCACCGTGGCCCGCGCGCTCTGGGACGGCTGGCAGGACGGGGCGATCGCCGGGTCCACCGGTGCGCCCGCCTGGTCGGCGCCGTCCGCCGTGCACCGGGTACGCCACCAGGGTGCGCAGTTCGACGTCGATCTGGCGCCGACCCTGCCGCGCAGCGTTCAGGGGCACCCCGTCATCTTCCAGGCCGGCGACTCGGGCGAGGGGCGCGATTTCGCCGCTCGCAACGCCGACGTCATCTTCTCCGCCCACGGCACCGACTTCGACGACGCGCTGGCCTTCGCCGAGGACATCCGCCGCCGGCTGCGAGCCGTGGGGCGGCCCGACGACGACGTACGCATCCTGCCCGGCACCGAGATCATCATCGGTGCCACCGAAGCGGAGGCGCTGGAGAAGAAGCGCTGGATCCGACTGCAACAGGTCACTCCGACCACGGCGTTGGGCATTGCCGGGGCGCTCTGGGGTTTCGACCTGTCCGACCGTGACGCCGACGGACCGCTTCCCAAGGAGGACCCGGTCGTCAGCGAGAACGACGGCTCCTTCGGCTCCCGTCGGATCGCCGATCCGCGGTCGGTCGTGTCCGAGTGGCGGGCCAAGGCCGAGGCCCAGGGGTGGTCGCTGCGCGAGGCCGTCATCCATCTCGGGCCGCAGCGTGGCCACGTCGGCACACCGTCCGGCCTCGCCGACAGGTTCACCCGCTTCGTCCGGAACGGCGCCGTCGACGGCTTCAACGTCACCCCGTACCTGATCCCGGA
The window above is part of the Streptomyces sp. NBC_01428 genome. Proteins encoded here:
- a CDS encoding putative quinol monooxygenase, giving the protein MYQFLVSFTVRPEHRDDFVRVAKKTARDSLAHEPGSQRFEVIADEQSPDVFYLNEVYSDVDAFNAHATGPYFAAFFAEARTYAEGPTWLMKGTVVGDPVAA
- a CDS encoding LLM class flavin-dependent oxidoreductase, encoding MSGSALHLAVELDGDGAHPAAWRRAAHSPDQLLTPRRLAGTATVAENAGFTLVTLDDGPLPPGASPNPVGRIGAVERAAFVAASTTTIGIAPVVAVTYAEPFHVSSQLASLDHISEGRAGWVVAEEDRPEAARTWGRPEVSGPAARARESRDGVRVARALWDSWEDDAVIRSVATSRYLDRERLHYIDFTGESYAVKGPAIVPRPPQGQLVVLGRPDSVPAAQLDVALVTGRDLATVAGAAASAGTPLVLAEVEVALDTPDATGAERVADLERYASWTDHGRLRLTGSAEQLVLLLAELSTVVDGVRLHPLVIDEDLPVLSQRVLPALSDRHLVTRRLPGTSLRTTLGLERPANRFAAAAVQEEAR
- a CDS encoding NtaA/DmoA family FMN-dependent monooxygenase (This protein belongs to a clade of FMN-dependent monooxygenases, within a broader family of flavin-dependent oxidoreductases, the luciferase-like monooxygenase (LMM) family, some of whose members use coenzyme F420 rather than FMN.), giving the protein MTRTDPLDVPRPDAQLHFGVFFQGVNHWTIWSAPDSGSQIDPASFRRVARTAERGLFDAFFLGEGLRLREVDGRIHDLDVAGRPDAITQLAALAAVTRHIGLVSTSNSTFNEPADLARRLSGLDLLSEGRAGWNVVTTDNAWTGANFRRGGYLDHADRYRRAEEFLTVARALWDGWQDGAIAGSTGAPAWSAPSAVHRVRHQGAQFDVDLAPTLPRSVQGHPVIFQAGDSGEGRDFAARNADVIFSAHGTDFDDALAFAEDIRRRLRAVGRPDDDVRILPGTEIIIGATEAEALEKKRWIRLQQVTPTTALGIAGALWGFDLSDRDADGPLPKEDPVVSENDGSFGSRRIADPRSVVSEWRAKAEAQGWSLREAVIHLGPQRGHVGTPSGLADRFTRFVRNGAVDGFNVTPYLIPDGLDDIVDLLVPELQERGVYRTEYTGTTLREHLGLREPLTRRPASEQRQAG
- a CDS encoding ribosomal maturation YjgA family protein, encoding MTSRRWRAVGVAVVTVAAGLGIRSQTGGAFAKYAGDALYTVLVCAVVVLAAPRLQPAVAAGAALGFSWAVELWQIAGIPTALHPLLGATFNPPDLFWYVVGALLGWCLTSGGRRAARERPAGPGPATEGTPSVRSR
- a CDS encoding winged helix-turn-helix transcriptional regulator — protein: MTLPSTYPDRNCSLARSLEVIGERWTLLVLRDAFYGVRRFGDFATQLGLPRAVLTSRLKLLVREGVLVRDDDGSGTVEYRLTPKGIELWPVVRSLMAWGDTFYSPAGVKRALRHDQDGGLLDGEGRCEECGATVPVPETRIEPGPGFEPERDTTDPVSAVLNTPRRLLDPLPSARS